A window of Campylobacter pinnipediorum subsp. pinnipediorum contains these coding sequences:
- a CDS encoding AI-2E family transporter: MNNGRVYVGFFVIFSLCLVLYLFKPFLLNIFIAALLAVATSNINVKLLQITNNKKTLSAFLTTVALFSLFMAPFLYAVVSVAKYAANIDINTINTTVDYLKNYDFNLPKSFEFLTPKIKEIISSIDVKFLFNTVVSNIANVGKLSAKFMIDMVFILVFFFFCILYGSELIGYIKKALPMNIKDSEFVLSEVANVMSVVFYSIIINTIFQGCLFAFITSIYGYDGFLTGILFGFSSLIPVIGGLLLWLPISLYEFANLNTTAAIVIALYTIIVISIIADTFLKPLIIKFINSKLVKIPTKINELLLFFSMIAGISTFGFWGLILGPAIVTFFISNIKLYTLIKRKFID; the protein is encoded by the coding sequence ATTAATAATGGCAGGGTTTATGTTGGATTTTTCGTAATCTTTTCTCTTTGTTTGGTCTTGTATCTTTTTAAGCCATTTTTATTAAATATATTTATAGCAGCTTTACTTGCGGTTGCCACATCAAATATAAATGTAAAACTTTTGCAAATAACAAATAATAAAAAGACACTTTCGGCTTTTCTTACTACCGTGGCTCTGTTTAGCTTGTTTATGGCACCATTTTTATATGCTGTTGTTAGTGTTGCAAAATATGCAGCAAATATAGACATAAATACCATAAATACAACTGTTGATTATTTAAAGAATTATGATTTTAATCTACCAAAAAGCTTTGAATTTTTAACACCAAAAATAAAAGAAATAATTTCAAGTATTGATGTGAAATTTTTGTTTAACACTGTTGTTTCAAATATAGCAAATGTAGGAAAATTAAGTGCTAAGTTTATGATAGATATGGTTTTTATACTTGTTTTTTTCTTTTTTTGTATTTTGTACGGAAGTGAACTTATAGGGTATATCAAAAAAGCACTTCCTATGAATATAAAAGATAGTGAGTTTGTATTAAGCGAAGTTGCAAATGTTATGAGTGTTGTATTTTATTCTATTATTATAAATACTATTTTTCAAGGTTGTCTTTTTGCATTTATAACAAGTATATATGGATATGATGGATTTTTGACTGGAATTTTATTTGGATTTAGTTCGCTTATACCTGTTATAGGAGGTCTTCTTTTGTGGCTCCCTATAAGTCTTTACGAGTTTGCAAACCTAAATACAACTGCTGCAATAGTAATAGCCTTATATACTATAATTGTTATTTCTATAATAGCCGATACTTTTTTAAAGCCCCTTATTATAAAGTTTATAAATTCAAAACTTGTAAAAATTCCAACCAAGATAAACGAACTTTTACTATTTTTCTCAATGATAGCTGGTATTAGCACATTTGGTTTTTGGGGGCTTATACTAGGCCCAGCGATAGTTACATTTTTTATATCAAATATAAAACTTTATACACTTATAAAAAGAAAATTTATTGATTGA
- a CDS encoding L-cystine transporter: MIILNLIVFVVLLFVLFKVFQSTQKLGLTVFVGLFLGLIGGALMQNFYDKPIISSTLDWINIVGSGYVRLLQMIVMPLVFISILAAITRLHNSKSLGKVSLSVLSVLLLTTAIAAAIGIAMAYMFDLSAEGLVAGERELAAQLSISGRAEKISSLTIPSMLVSFIPKNPFAELTGANPTSIISTVIFAALLGIAALNLSKQNQEFGERIASGVELLNQWIIRLVRFIISLTPYGVFALMTKMAAVSVWSDVVNLGSFIVASYLALLSMFVIHGILLFVFKVNPLDYYKKVLPVLSFAFSSRSSAATIPLNIETQTDKLGNDSVIANFAATFGATIGQNGCAGIYPAMLAVMVAPTVGIDPFSVQYILSLILIVAISSFGIAGVGGGATFAAIVVLSALNLPLALVGLLISIEPLIDMGRTALNVNGAMVAGTLSDRILNKKQK; encoded by the coding sequence ATGATTATTTTAAATTTAATAGTTTTTGTTGTTTTATTATTTGTATTGTTTAAAGTGTTTCAAAGCACTCAAAAACTAGGCTTAACAGTATTTGTTGGTTTGTTTTTGGGTCTTATCGGTGGTGCTTTGATGCAAAACTTTTATGATAAACCAATTATTAGCTCTACACTTGATTGGATAAATATAGTTGGTAGTGGCTATGTTCGTTTGCTTCAAATGATTGTTATGCCACTTGTTTTTATCTCTATTTTGGCAGCCATTACTAGATTGCATAACTCAAAATCACTAGGCAAGGTTAGTCTTAGTGTTTTATCTGTTTTGCTTCTTACTACAGCTATCGCAGCCGCTATAGGTATTGCTATGGCCTATATGTTTGACTTATCGGCTGAGGGTTTGGTGGCTGGGGAAAGAGAATTGGCTGCACAACTTAGCATAAGTGGTAGAGCTGAAAAAATAAGTAGCTTAACAATACCTTCAATGCTTGTATCTTTTATACCAAAAAATCCATTTGCAGAACTTACTGGTGCAAACCCTACTTCTATAATTAGCACCGTTATTTTTGCCGCATTACTTGGCATAGCAGCTTTAAACCTTTCTAAGCAAAATCAAGAATTTGGTGAAAGAATTGCTAGTGGTGTTGAGTTATTAAATCAGTGGATAATACGCTTAGTTCGTTTTATAATTAGTTTAACTCCTTATGGTGTCTTTGCATTAATGACAAAGATGGCAGCAGTATCTGTTTGGTCTGATGTGGTAAATTTAGGTAGTTTTATAGTAGCTTCTTATCTTGCACTATTGTCAATGTTTGTAATTCATGGTATATTGCTTTTTGTATTTAAAGTAAATCCTTTGGATTATTATAAAAAGGTATTGCCTGTTTTAAGTTTTGCTTTTAGCTCTCGTTCAAGTGCTGCTACCATACCTTTAAATATAGAAACCCAAACAGATAAGCTTGGAAACGATAGTGTTATAGCAAACTTTGCTGCTACATTTGGTGCTACGATAGGACAAAACGGTTGTGCTGGAATTTATCCTGCGATGCTCGCGGTTATGGTTGCGCCAACGGTTGGTATAGACCCTTTTAGTGTTCAGTATATCCTTAGCCTTATTTTAATCGTAGCTATCTCATCATTTGGTATAGCTGGTGTTGGTGGCGGTGCTACATTTGCCGCTATCGTTGTGTTATCTGCTTTAAATTTACCGCTTGCCTTGGTTGGTTTGCTTATATCTATCGAGCCTTTGATAGATATGGGAAGAACTGCTTTAAATGTAAATGGTGCTATGGTCGCTGGAACTTTGAGCGATAGAATTTTAAACAAAAAGCAAAAATAA